Within Ralstonia pickettii DTP0602, the genomic segment GCGCGAGATCGTCGAGACGCAGCAGCATGTTGAGAATGCCGCGGAGACGCCGGACTTTGTCGATGCCGTGGTCGACCCGGTCACCAACGCACTGATGTGCGCGACCGCCACGCCGCGCACCATCCAGCCGGATTCGGCACGGAAGCGCCACGAGGGGCTGGTCGTGCATGCGCTGACCCATGGGCCGCGCGCGCTGACCCCGGCGCAGAAGCATATGCTGCTGGGCAACCCGTTCGCGCTGGCGCGCCTGCATGAACTGGTGTGGGGCTCGCCGCTGGCCGATGCCGGCTGGAAGGACACGCGCGTGCTGATGCGGCGCGCCGCCAACGTTCTGCCGCTGCGTCCGCGCGCGGCCTGAGGCACGCAGCCGAAAGCGGCAACAGCAGCAAAATCGACAACGGCCCGCTTCATGCGGGCCGTTGTCGTTGGCTGCAACCAATCTCCTGTTGCAACCGATTCTTGTTATCGTGTTCAGCGCAGCGCGGCGGTGCAGATCGGCGAGTTGATATAGACGTCGCCCACGCGGCGCTCGCCGCGGTCCTTGCGCGTCATATAGCGGAACATCAGGCTGACGCCAAGCTTGGTCAGGATTTCCACGTCGCGGTTTGCGCAGATATTGCGCTGCAGCGGCGCGGCGTAATTGACCTCGAAGCTGGCCAGGTCCAGCATCGGCCCGCGATAGTTGGTGAGTTCAAGCTGGAACAGCACGTGCTTGCCCGGGATCGACTGGCAGCGGCGCAGGCGCGTCTCGCCATCGATCTCGATCGGCAGGGCGTCGTTGAGCTGGCGGCAGGCGCGCGCCAGCACGTTGTCCGGGCGCGCGGTGCTGCGCAGAAGTTCGGGCACGCCCGCGGCGCCGGTGTTCTGGCCGGTGGCCGCGCCCTTGAGCATGCGCGACAAGGCCTCGGCTTCATCGATCACTGGGGCGACCGGCGCCGAGGCGGCGGCGTTGCGCGTCAGTGCCGGCGCGGCCGTGGCCATCAATGGCACGGGTAGCACCCACAGCAGCGCAGCCGCGAGTGCGGCCGGGCCAAGCGAAGCGGAAAGCGGCGTTTGTCGTATTCTCATGCAAGCTAACGTTGCCGGGACCGGTACTGTCGTCCGTCTCTGCGTGGCCGCCGGCGCTCTGGCGATCTCTCTCGCGCCGACAGGCTCGCATTGTACTCTCCACCCCGGCAGGCGTGAAAGGCACGGCACACTGCGAGGACGTCCGGATTGCATCGGGAGCGCGTTTTTGCTGCATGCATGCAAGCGCTTGCCTGATATCACTATCCAACAAAAATGCCAGGCATGCCATCTTCATCGAAGCCGGCGTTGGCGTGGCGTTGCCATGGTGCGCGACCGAACTTTCCGGCGCTCAACACCAGTTTTCCTGAACGACAGTTTCAAACCGCAGCACGCCCGAGCCGCAGCGTTTTCGTTATGCTGTGCAACAATTGTCCTTTGCACGCGTTGCACGGCCGGCTGTTTCACAAGCAGGCCGGCTGCGCGTGACCACCGCCGTTCCCGGATGCCTTCCATGTCTCGTTCTCCGAGCGCTGCCTCGCCGGCGCGCTTTCCCGCCTGGCTGCTGATCTGCGGCTCGCTGATGGCGATCGCGCCGCTGTCGATCGACATGTACCTGCCCAGCTTCCCGTCGCTGGCCGGCGATCTCGGCGTGGACATCGGCCAGGTGCAGCTCACGCTCGGCACCTTCCTGGTGGGGCTGGCGCTGGGGCAGGCGTTCTACGGGCCGTTCAGCGATCGTTTCGGGCGCAAGCCGCCGCTGTATGTCGGGCTGGGCCTCTATGTGGTGGCCGCCGTTGGCTGCGCGCTGGCGCGCAACGTGGAGTCGCTGATGCTGTGGCGCTTCCTGCAGGCGCTGGGCGGCTGCGCGGGCATGGTGATGGCGCGCGCGGTGATCCGCGACCGGCTCGAGGCGCATGAATCCGCGCGCGCGTTCTCGTCGCTGATGCTGGTGATGGGGCTGGCGCCGATCCTCGCGCCGATCCTCGGTGGGGCGATCCTGACGGCGTCGGGCTGGCGCACGATCTTCTGGGTGCTGGCGGCGGCCGGGACCATGATC encodes:
- a CDS encoding signal peptide protein, with amino-acid sequence MPCLSRLPGWRVQCEPVGAREIARAPAATQRRTTVPVPATLACMRIRQTPLSASLGPAALAAALLWVLPVPLMATAAPALTRNAAASAPVAPVIDEAEALSRMLKGAATGQNTGAAGVPELLRSTARPDNVLARACRQLNDALPIEIDGETRLRRCQSIPGKHVLFQLELTNYRGPMLDLASFEVNYAAPLQRNICANRDVEILTKLGVSLMFRYMTRKDRGERRVGDVYINSPICTAALR